In candidate division KSB1 bacterium, a single window of DNA contains:
- a CDS encoding amidohydrolase family protein has product MEQVDLINPRRLVWCSAFLLLLSATLVFAQTGPTEGMRENTPKVHALVNAKIVVAPGQVIEKGTVVIRNGVIEAVGAAISPPADARVWDLAGLTIYPGLIETYSNLGLPKTEARPRTPGQTGAQPTTPQRPEPAGGAENWNKQVQAQNHAAEMFTPNKDDAKKLRELGFTVALTAPSKGIFRGSSALVTLGDDSPNKGLIKNRVGQHFTFETSGSFDDPSYPNSLLGAIALVRQTLLDARWYEQAHNAYRKNPAQTKPEEDEALAALVAAANGNEPLIFEASDELDFLRGANVAKEFNLKLWVRGSGHEYRRLDLIRAANVPVILPLNFPEAPNVETPEDALNVELAELEHWNAAAENPKRLQDAGVTFTLTTATLKDAKDFPARVRTAIERGLAKDAALAALTTTPAKLVGMENQLGSIAAGKMANLIVTDGDLFEEKTQILDTWVAGERYENKKRPEADLRGTWEVTLDLGGGKTETFSLDIKGEPQSLSGEISKGNKKARLTKVTVENKRVALLFPGDSLGYAGVTRLSGAVEKESAAGNGVLGDGAAFKWATKRTAAFTPEAKKNSEKKTATSALEWKPVFPAGGYGRTAPPEQPKNLLVRGATIWTSGPQGKLENADMLISAGRIVRVGQNLSAPADAVIINARGKHVTPGLIDAHSHSAAASINEGAQAVTSEVRISDVIDSDDISIYRQLAGGLTVAHTMHGSANPIGGQNQTMKWRWGAGPEGLKFVETPPTIKFALGENVKRSNVQRPSDRYPQTRMGVEQIIRDRFKAARDYKKAFADYDAKLKTLPAAQRDAIIPPRRDLELEALVEILDGKRFIHCHSYVQSEILMMTRIARDFGFKLGTFQHVLEGYKVADEIAKYSFGGSCFSDWWAYKFEVYDAIPYNGALMRDAGVVVSFNSDSGELARRMNLEAAKAVKYGNVPEQEALKFVTLNPAKQLKIDQYVGSLEPGKHADFTIWSGDPLSTYTICEQTWIEGRKYFDRAEDLKMREEVNKMREMLIQKVLAAKKEGGRETREMRRPAGHSLDMPSFSEERGQDECEKP; this is encoded by the coding sequence ATGGAACAGGTTGATTTGATCAATCCCAGACGCCTCGTTTGGTGCAGCGCTTTCTTGCTGCTGTTGAGCGCGACGTTGGTTTTCGCCCAAACCGGCCCCACCGAAGGCATGCGCGAGAACACGCCGAAGGTGCACGCGCTCGTCAACGCGAAAATCGTCGTTGCACCCGGGCAAGTCATCGAGAAAGGTACGGTGGTCATCCGCAACGGCGTCATTGAAGCTGTCGGCGCGGCGATTTCCCCGCCTGCCGATGCCCGGGTGTGGGACTTGGCCGGCCTCACGATTTATCCCGGCTTGATCGAAACTTATTCCAACCTGGGATTGCCGAAAACTGAGGCGCGACCGAGAACTCCCGGTCAAACCGGCGCGCAACCGACGACGCCTCAAAGACCGGAGCCGGCCGGCGGCGCGGAGAATTGGAACAAACAAGTTCAAGCGCAAAACCACGCCGCCGAAATGTTCACGCCGAACAAAGATGACGCGAAAAAGCTGCGCGAGCTTGGTTTCACCGTTGCGCTGACGGCGCCGTCGAAAGGCATCTTCCGCGGCAGCAGCGCGCTGGTGACGCTCGGTGACGATTCGCCGAACAAGGGCCTCATCAAAAATCGCGTCGGTCAGCATTTTACTTTTGAGACCTCCGGCAGCTTTGACGATCCCTCCTATCCCAATTCCCTGCTCGGCGCGATCGCTCTCGTTCGCCAGACGCTTCTCGATGCGCGCTGGTACGAGCAGGCGCACAATGCCTACCGCAAAAATCCGGCGCAAACCAAGCCGGAAGAAGACGAGGCGCTGGCGGCGTTGGTGGCGGCGGCGAACGGCAATGAGCCGCTCATCTTCGAGGCCTCGGACGAGTTGGACTTTTTGCGCGGCGCGAACGTCGCCAAAGAGTTCAATCTCAAATTATGGGTGCGCGGCAGCGGCCACGAATATCGCCGCCTGGATTTGATTCGCGCTGCGAATGTCCCCGTCATTCTGCCGCTGAATTTTCCCGAAGCACCGAATGTTGAAACGCCGGAGGACGCGCTGAACGTCGAGCTGGCCGAGTTGGAGCATTGGAACGCCGCGGCGGAAAATCCCAAGCGTTTGCAAGATGCCGGCGTGACGTTCACGCTCACGACGGCAACCTTGAAAGACGCGAAGGATTTCCCGGCGCGTGTGCGCACGGCCATCGAGCGCGGCCTCGCGAAAGATGCGGCACTCGCGGCGCTCACCACCACGCCGGCGAAATTGGTTGGCATGGAAAATCAGCTCGGCTCCATTGCCGCCGGCAAAATGGCCAATCTCATCGTGACCGACGGCGATCTCTTTGAGGAAAAAACCCAAATTCTCGACACCTGGGTTGCCGGCGAGCGTTATGAAAATAAAAAACGCCCGGAAGCCGATCTGCGTGGCACATGGGAAGTCACCCTCGATCTCGGCGGCGGCAAGACGGAAACTTTTTCTCTCGACATCAAAGGCGAGCCGCAAAGCCTGAGCGGTGAAATCAGCAAAGGCAACAAAAAAGCCAGGCTCACGAAAGTGACGGTCGAGAACAAACGAGTGGCGTTGCTTTTCCCCGGCGATTCGCTCGGCTACGCCGGTGTGACGCGGCTTTCCGGCGCCGTTGAAAAAGAGTCGGCTGCCGGCAACGGCGTTTTAGGTGATGGCGCAGCTTTCAAGTGGGCGACGAAACGCACGGCGGCTTTTACACCCGAAGCGAAAAAAAACAGCGAGAAGAAAACCGCAACTTCGGCGCTCGAGTGGAAGCCGGTTTTTCCGGCCGGCGGTTATGGCCGCACTGCGCCTCCAGAGCAACCGAAAAATTTGCTGGTGCGTGGCGCGACAATTTGGACGAGCGGCCCGCAGGGTAAATTGGAAAATGCCGACATGCTGATCAGCGCCGGCAGGATCGTGAGAGTCGGGCAAAATCTTTCCGCGCCGGCTGATGCCGTGATCATCAACGCCAGGGGCAAGCACGTGACGCCCGGATTGATCGACGCGCATTCGCATTCGGCGGCCGCCTCGATCAATGAAGGCGCGCAAGCCGTCACGTCGGAAGTCCGCATCAGCGACGTCATCGACAGCGACGATATTTCGATTTATCGCCAGCTTGCCGGCGGACTCACCGTGGCGCACACCATGCACGGCTCGGCCAATCCGATCGGCGGGCAAAATCAAACCATGAAATGGCGCTGGGGCGCCGGGCCGGAGGGCTTGAAATTCGTCGAAACGCCGCCGACCATCAAATTCGCGCTCGGTGAAAACGTCAAGCGCAGCAATGTGCAGCGCCCCTCCGACCGCTATCCGCAAACCCGCATGGGCGTGGAGCAAATCATTCGCGACCGTTTTAAAGCCGCGCGTGATTACAAAAAAGCTTTCGCCGACTACGACGCCAAGCTCAAGACGCTACCCGCGGCGCAACGCGACGCCATCATCCCGCCGCGCCGCGATCTCGAATTGGAGGCGTTGGTGGAAATCCTCGACGGCAAGCGCTTCATCCACTGCCATTCCTACGTGCAAAGCGAGATTCTCATGATGACGCGCATCGCGCGTGATTTCGGCTTCAAGCTCGGCACGTTTCAGCACGTGCTCGAAGGCTACAAGGTCGCCGACGAGATTGCGAAATATTCATTCGGCGGCTCCTGCTTCAGCGATTGGTGGGCGTACAAATTCGAAGTTTACGACGCCATTCCTTACAACGGCGCGCTGATGCGCGATGCCGGCGTCGTGGTTTCTTTTAATTCGGACAGCGGCGAGCTGGCGCGGCGCATGAATCTCGAGGCCGCCAAAGCGGTGAAATACGGCAACGTGCCGGAGCAGGAGGCGCTGAAATTCGTCACGCTCAATCCCGCGAAACAATTGAAGATCGATCAATACGTCGGCTCGCTGGAGCCCGGCAAGCACGCCGATTTCACGATCTGGAGCGGCGATCCGCTTTCGACTTACACGATCTGCGAGCAGACCTGGATCGAAGGCCGCAAATATTTCGACCGCGCCGAGGATTTAAAAATGCGCGAGGAAGTAAACAAGATGCGGGAAATGCTGATTCAGAAAGTGCTGGCCGCCAAGAAAGAAGGGGGCAGAGAAACGCGTGAGATGAGAAGGCCGGCGGGACATTCGCTGGACATGCCGTCATTCAGCGAGGAGCGCGGGCAGGATGAGTGTGAGAAGCCGTGA